Proteins encoded within one genomic window of Chitinophaga parva:
- a CDS encoding helix-turn-helix transcriptional regulator: MKFEIHLPCDELLPYIKHLIISENEQEAAYHVLPDTALVMGFQYLGKLAYRDETKWNPLAPAGITGLLDTYRIFQNTAGIGSVLVVFRENGAARFLKAPLHELFGESLSLEHFFAGPSLAELEEKLTMATDDQQRIGLIQQFLIEHLNVGHADLMVSHALQLIHQSKGTIRMSELARLLHTSPSPLEKRFRQEVGASPKKFSTIVRARNVLTAMENGNWDYAAYLSAFYDQAHFIKDFKKFTAVTPEQYLRRLK, translated from the coding sequence ATGAAGTTCGAAATTCATTTACCATGCGACGAGTTGCTTCCCTACATAAAGCACTTGATCATTTCGGAAAACGAACAAGAAGCGGCCTATCACGTGCTACCTGATACGGCACTGGTGATGGGTTTCCAGTATTTGGGCAAATTGGCTTACCGCGATGAAACTAAATGGAACCCGCTTGCCCCCGCGGGTATTACCGGCTTGCTTGACACTTACCGCATATTCCAGAACACCGCCGGTATCGGCTCCGTACTGGTCGTATTCCGTGAAAATGGCGCTGCCCGGTTCCTGAAAGCACCCTTACACGAACTATTTGGTGAAAGCCTTTCGCTGGAACATTTCTTTGCAGGTCCATCACTGGCCGAACTCGAAGAAAAACTAACCATGGCCACGGACGACCAGCAGCGTATTGGTCTGATCCAGCAATTTTTGATCGAACATTTAAACGTAGGGCATGCAGACCTAATGGTGAGCCACGCACTGCAACTCATTCATCAATCCAAAGGCACCATTCGCATGAGTGAACTGGCTCGGCTATTACATACCAGCCCCAGCCCTCTCGAAAAGCGCTTCCGGCAGGAAGTTGGCGCATCACCGAAAAAGTTCTCCACTATTGTACGTGCCCGCAATGTGTTAACCGCTATGGAAAACGGAAACTGGGACTATGCAGCCTACCTCTCTGCATTTTATGACCAGGCCCATTTTATAAAAGACTTCAAGAAATTTACCGCAGTAACCCCGGAACAATACCTGAGGCGTTTAAAGTAA
- a CDS encoding LytR/AlgR family response regulator transcription factor, which translates to MKRLTCIIVDDEPVARKVLREFVDQVPFLELVGEFESAIKAKSFIDLNLTDLMFLDIEMPKLSGLEYLNTANGDLPLVIITTAYPKYAIDGYALDIIDYLLKPIAFKRFLKAVQKCKDYKDLKELATGHVPPSYLFIKGDKRLEKVELVDILYAESLGNYVKVVTPKKEIITYLTLKSIEEQLPSADFIKIHQSFVVNFSKIEFIEGNQVRIKNQSLPISRNFRQKLISRVEKQLLKR; encoded by the coding sequence ATGAAAAGGCTGACGTGTATTATTGTCGATGATGAACCTGTTGCCCGTAAAGTTTTAAGGGAGTTTGTTGATCAAGTTCCTTTTCTGGAGCTTGTCGGTGAGTTCGAGAGTGCGATCAAAGCAAAGTCTTTTATTGACTTGAATTTGACAGACTTAATGTTCCTGGACATTGAGATGCCAAAGTTATCCGGCTTAGAATATCTGAACACGGCAAACGGCGACCTTCCCCTGGTAATAATTACCACTGCTTATCCCAAATATGCTATTGACGGTTATGCCCTCGATATTATTGATTACCTGCTGAAGCCCATTGCATTTAAAAGGTTTCTGAAAGCAGTACAAAAATGTAAGGACTATAAGGATCTAAAAGAACTGGCAACAGGCCATGTACCACCCTCCTACTTGTTCATCAAAGGTGACAAACGCCTTGAAAAGGTTGAATTAGTGGATATCCTTTATGCAGAGAGCTTAGGCAACTACGTTAAGGTAGTCACGCCCAAAAAAGAAATAATTACATACCTCACCCTCAAAAGCATTGAAGAGCAGCTTCCTTCAGCCGATTTTATTAAAATTCATCAATCCTTTGTTGTCAATTTCTCTAAAATAGAATTTATCGAAGGAAACCAGGTAAGAATAAAAAATCAATCCTTGCCCATTAGCCGGAACTTTCGGCAAAAATTGATCAGTCGCGTCGAAAAGCAATTACTGAAGCGTTAA
- a CDS encoding VOC family protein — MSPQLLVKDIARAVQFYANALGFSVDFRYEDFYAGIIKDGYSIHLKVDGDNAEGKSSQGNSENVSIIFNISHIESLYDELCTEGISISQSLRDMPYGKEFYIADPDGNILAFLE, encoded by the coding sequence ATGAGCCCGCAACTTCTGGTAAAAGATATTGCCCGGGCGGTCCAATTCTACGCCAATGCTTTAGGGTTTAGTGTGGATTTCCGCTATGAGGACTTTTATGCAGGTATCATAAAAGATGGTTATTCCATTCACCTCAAAGTAGACGGGGATAATGCGGAAGGAAAAAGTAGCCAGGGAAATAGCGAGAATGTTTCCATCATATTCAACATAAGCCATATTGAAAGCCTGTATGATGAACTATGCACTGAAGGCATTTCAATTTCGCAGTCGTTACGGGATATGCCTTATGGAAAAGAGTTCTATATAGCTGATCCGGACGGGAACATTCTGGCATTCTTAGAATAA
- a CDS encoding DUF1398 domain-containing protein translates to MFTLLQMKAAHAKVKSGADFPAYVHEIKQLGLLHYDFVVKNGQTEYHGANGFQLNGDPIYAEKDIFAQASPAAVRQIIAEHQQGKTDFLTFCQQVADAGIEKWIVDTQAMLCIYYDLKGNSVVVEPIPVC, encoded by the coding sequence ATGTTCACTCTACTTCAAATGAAGGCGGCACACGCCAAAGTAAAAAGCGGCGCAGACTTCCCTGCTTATGTACACGAAATAAAACAACTGGGCCTGCTGCATTATGATTTCGTGGTCAAGAACGGGCAAACCGAGTACCACGGGGCGAATGGATTTCAGCTCAATGGTGACCCGATCTATGCCGAAAAGGACATATTTGCGCAGGCTTCACCAGCTGCCGTTCGGCAGATCATTGCCGAACATCAGCAAGGCAAAACCGACTTCTTGACCTTTTGTCAGCAAGTGGCAGATGCAGGTATTGAAAAATGGATCGTTGACACGCAGGCCATGCTGTGTATTTATTACGACCTAAAAGGTAACAGCGTGGTGGTGGAGCCGATACCTGTCTGTTAA
- a CDS encoding ankyrin repeat domain-containing protein gives MSTVRRRLPAQPHLDVPKRQARELLHQIQLHSKEAVDRVRRCHPKFHAADDESIVTRLKLSDAQLVIAREYNFSSWAQLKLRIAANTAAEQIRDAIRANEIDEVIRLLKDHPGLLDVPVVSGNWGPPMSHAANLGLLDMVKAIKALGATDIQHAFDRALLQGKIETARWLHEHGAVLVPGIIMGACETLNSQGFAFVDDAGGPLTNEKGDRLAPLALVLETYSRNPDGKHAILRRFKARGYDIPDTPLMAFHLGDLDRLKIHLKHDPQLLNRRFDHQEIYPPQLGCGIERLSGMCGTPVTGTTLLHLSIDFDEREIFDWLLAEGADVDATAVVDEEGFGGHTPLFNAIVSCAYVNGRQRDGYMARRLLDQGADVNIRVNLRKYLDWREIPGWHIARNVTPLEWAQGFPEQGWVSREVVAMVDQVIRAAGHGA, from the coding sequence ATGTCTACAGTACGACGCCGCCTACCGGCACAGCCCCATCTCGACGTTCCCAAACGACAAGCCCGCGAACTGCTCCACCAGATCCAACTACATTCAAAGGAAGCCGTCGACCGTGTGAGACGCTGTCATCCGAAATTCCATGCTGCCGATGATGAATCCATCGTAACCCGCTTAAAACTTAGCGATGCGCAGCTGGTGATAGCGCGGGAATACAATTTCTCTTCCTGGGCACAACTGAAGCTGCGTATAGCGGCTAATACCGCAGCAGAGCAGATCCGCGATGCAATCCGCGCCAATGAAATTGACGAGGTTATCCGGTTGCTAAAAGACCACCCCGGCCTTCTGGACGTACCTGTAGTGAGTGGTAACTGGGGGCCGCCCATGAGCCATGCTGCGAACCTGGGTTTGCTTGACATGGTCAAAGCGATCAAGGCACTGGGTGCAACAGATATTCAGCATGCCTTCGACCGGGCTTTGTTGCAAGGCAAGATCGAAACGGCAAGGTGGTTGCATGAACATGGTGCAGTGTTGGTGCCAGGCATTATCATGGGCGCCTGCGAAACGTTGAATAGCCAAGGCTTTGCATTTGTGGATGATGCCGGCGGGCCCTTGACCAACGAAAAGGGCGACAGGCTGGCCCCACTTGCCCTGGTGCTTGAAACGTACAGCCGCAACCCGGATGGGAAACACGCGATCCTGCGGCGATTTAAGGCCCGGGGCTACGACATACCGGACACGCCGCTGATGGCCTTCCATTTGGGTGATCTCGACCGGCTTAAGATCCATCTAAAACACGACCCGCAACTGCTGAACAGGAGATTTGATCATCAGGAGATCTACCCACCCCAGTTGGGTTGCGGGATCGAACGGTTGTCGGGCATGTGCGGCACGCCGGTCACTGGGACCACGCTGCTGCATTTGTCCATCGACTTTGATGAACGGGAGATCTTCGACTGGCTGCTAGCAGAAGGAGCAGATGTAGATGCAACTGCGGTAGTTGATGAGGAAGGTTTTGGCGGCCATACGCCGTTATTCAATGCCATCGTCAGTTGCGCCTATGTGAACGGCCGCCAGCGCGATGGTTATATGGCACGCCGTCTTTTAGACCAGGGAGCAGACGTTAATATCCGGGTGAACTTGAGAAAGTATCTCGATTGGCGCGAAATCCCCGGATGGCATATTGCACGAAATGTGACACCGTTGGAATGGGCGCAGGGCTTCCCGGAGCAGGGATGGGTGAGCAGGGAGGTGGTTGCCATGGTGGATCAGGTTATCCGGGCAGCCGGCCATGGCGCTTAG
- a CDS encoding glyoxalase superfamily protein, translated as METAHDNVNITQAVPMFMVISMERSLVFYVEGLGFTIKNTWLPRGVIEWCWLEREGVALMLQEYRGDHPHIHAEKGVGIGIWFQCRDALALYKEFLSKGIKAEEPFVGNQMWDVRVIDPDGYILHFESPTDVPEETKFSDWTEQTQ; from the coding sequence ATGGAAACTGCACATGACAATGTTAATATCACACAGGCCGTACCCATGTTTATGGTCATTAGCATGGAGAGGTCACTTGTATTTTATGTAGAAGGACTGGGCTTTACCATAAAAAATACATGGTTGCCAAGGGGCGTTATTGAATGGTGCTGGCTGGAACGCGAAGGCGTAGCCTTGATGTTGCAGGAATACCGCGGAGATCATCCGCACATACATGCGGAAAAAGGCGTTGGGATTGGCATTTGGTTCCAGTGCCGGGATGCTTTAGCCCTTTATAAAGAGTTCCTCTCGAAGGGGATAAAGGCCGAAGAGCCTTTTGTAGGTAACCAGATGTGGGATGTCAGGGTTATTGATCCTGATGGATACATTCTACATTTTGAAAGCCCAACTGATGTACCTGAAGAAACTAAGTTTTCGGATTGGACAGAACAAACGCAATAG
- a CDS encoding VOC family protein, which produces MAVYKNNLFHVVGIGYCKHHYHLLAINNLSMTMQACIPVIPSADLQRSLRFWVEGLGLAVDREIRQDGVLVGCMVFNEKVCFWLNQRAGGPIGREYEGIRLYWTPDALFATRDRLARMGYEVSAIEQRDYGQTEFFLTDDDGYSHCFGVATL; this is translated from the coding sequence ATGGCTGTTTATAAAAATAATTTGTTTCATGTAGTAGGAATCGGATATTGTAAACATCATTATCATTTACTTGCTATCAATAATTTATCTATGACTATGCAGGCTTGCATACCTGTGATTCCGAGCGCCGACTTACAAAGGAGCCTGCGCTTTTGGGTAGAAGGCTTAGGGCTGGCGGTAGACCGGGAAATAAGGCAGGATGGTGTGTTAGTAGGTTGTATGGTGTTTAACGAAAAGGTCTGCTTTTGGCTTAATCAACGCGCCGGTGGGCCGATAGGGCGGGAATATGAAGGCATCCGGCTTTACTGGACGCCTGATGCTCTTTTTGCTACAAGAGACCGTTTGGCGCGAATGGGCTATGAGGTGTCAGCAATTGAACAGCGGGACTATGGACAAACGGAGTTCTTCCTCACGGATGATGACGGCTATTCTCATTGCTTTGGCGTAGCGACTTTATAA
- a CDS encoding sensor histidine kinase: protein MEDYIHKKGWLFTLPPLFISTVLLAMLIYVNAFLLIPQLLDRKKTAFYLLSVLLLVILNTYLKSLSQQHYDTIVWPKEVMKLPDYFKWNLFNSVWSILISTLLLFSLRWSEQKDRVKNIEVEQLHIELKYLRSQVNPHFLFNGLNTIYGNIDIKDQKARDILLQFSGLLRYSLYEADADFVPLTKEASYIENYVALQKARSNSNLRVTLDMIMEDGHVKIAPLLFMPFLENAFKFSASDEETENRIAIRLVQKDKHVLFECTNTCNDDRRVSGGIGLANVRRRLDLLYGKNYVLETKNDAFNYYVMLNIII, encoded by the coding sequence GTGGAAGATTATATTCACAAAAAAGGCTGGCTGTTTACCCTTCCACCGCTATTCATCTCGACCGTCCTGCTGGCTATGCTGATCTATGTAAATGCTTTCCTGCTCATTCCCCAATTGCTTGACCGTAAAAAAACGGCATTTTACCTGCTGAGCGTACTGCTGCTCGTCATACTTAATACTTACCTGAAAAGCCTAAGCCAGCAACATTATGATACGATAGTGTGGCCAAAGGAGGTCATGAAACTACCCGACTACTTCAAATGGAACTTGTTCAACAGTGTCTGGTCTATCCTGATCTCTACGTTGTTATTATTCAGCCTTCGCTGGAGCGAACAAAAAGATCGCGTTAAGAATATCGAGGTAGAACAATTACACATCGAATTGAAATATTTACGATCTCAAGTTAACCCACATTTCCTGTTTAACGGCTTAAATACTATTTACGGCAATATTGACATCAAAGACCAGAAGGCCAGGGACATCCTGTTGCAGTTCTCCGGATTGCTCCGTTACAGCCTATACGAAGCGGATGCTGACTTTGTACCACTGACAAAGGAGGCTTCCTACATCGAAAACTATGTAGCTTTACAGAAGGCCAGAAGTAACAGTAATCTTCGGGTAACACTTGATATGATCATGGAGGATGGCCATGTGAAAATTGCCCCTTTATTGTTCATGCCCTTTTTGGAGAATGCCTTTAAGTTTAGTGCCAGCGATGAGGAGACAGAAAACAGGATAGCCATCCGGCTGGTACAAAAGGATAAGCACGTCCTATTTGAATGTACGAACACCTGCAATGACGACAGAAGGGTATCGGGTGGTATTGGGTTAGCCAATGTCCGAAGGAGGCTTGACCTGCTTTATGGCAAAAACTATGTCCTTGAAACAAAAAACGATGCATTTAACTATTATGTAATGTTAAATATTATAATATGA
- a CDS encoding HdeD family acid-resistance protein: MESQIKAIARSWYVELILGLLFIVVGIWVFMTPVSSYVALSFFFAAAFLVTGIMEISFAVSGRKYTVGWGWSLAAGIVDTLVGLLLVATPAFTMLVLPFYIGFAILFRSSLAIGLSIELGRLKVPDWGWLLFIGIVGIVLAFIMIWNPVFAGLTIVIYTAMAFVSMGIFELYLSFRLKKFNKEL; this comes from the coding sequence ATGGAAAGTCAAATTAAGGCAATTGCCCGTAGCTGGTACGTTGAGCTGATACTGGGCTTACTGTTCATTGTGGTAGGCATTTGGGTATTTATGACCCCGGTGTCATCTTATGTAGCGCTCTCTTTTTTCTTCGCGGCCGCTTTCCTGGTAACCGGAATAATGGAAATATCCTTTGCCGTATCCGGCAGAAAATATACGGTTGGTTGGGGCTGGTCTTTAGCCGCGGGGATCGTTGATACGCTTGTTGGATTACTGCTGGTGGCTACACCCGCGTTTACAATGCTCGTACTGCCATTCTATATTGGGTTTGCCATTTTGTTTCGTTCCTCCCTGGCCATCGGTCTTTCTATTGAGCTTGGCAGGTTAAAGGTACCAGACTGGGGTTGGCTGTTGTTTATAGGAATAGTGGGCATTGTATTGGCCTTTATTATGATCTGGAACCCGGTGTTCGCCGGTCTTACTATTGTCATTTATACGGCCATGGCATTTGTGTCTATGGGCATCTTCGAGCTTTACCTGTCATTCCGTCTTAAGAAGTTTAATAAGGAGTTATAA
- a CDS encoding M23 family metallopeptidase, with product MKAHTLALLLFLGGHVLSAAGQEHSSFPIDVTTGPAPQLFSVDNQLRLSYELHLVNYAPFPVKLSALHITGNPGGQLTVLDSNSLKDDLVLANHLLGNTGDTVQTQTLEPGKAAVIFIDMSLEQNQGIPASLGHLFTFSFQNNMGKTIVRNMPGPDIAVLSGTAVIIGPPVKGAGWVAFNAYGGSGHRRSFNPVDGRLQIAERFAIDFMQVGQDGKLFHGEPQQNANFYGYGRPVLAVADATVYAVKDGLAEQTGTSEREKRVVTLDNIVGDYVILDLGSGRYAIYAHLQPGKITVRAGDRVKEGQVLGLLGNSGNSDEPHLHFQIMDKPSPLGAEGLPFVIKEFTQQGIAQNTDAMDEGAAWKGNAERQIKTVYYRQFPLDNAVIDLK from the coding sequence ATGAAGGCGCATACGCTTGCTCTACTGCTATTTTTGGGGGGTCATGTACTTTCCGCGGCCGGCCAGGAACATTCAAGTTTTCCCATTGACGTGACTACCGGTCCTGCACCGCAGCTGTTTTCCGTTGACAATCAGTTACGTTTGAGTTACGAACTTCACCTGGTCAATTATGCGCCGTTCCCTGTGAAGTTGTCAGCATTACATATCACTGGCAATCCTGGAGGGCAGCTTACAGTACTTGATTCAAATTCCCTGAAGGATGACTTGGTTTTAGCCAATCACCTGCTTGGCAACACAGGTGATACTGTTCAAACCCAGACGCTGGAGCCAGGAAAGGCCGCCGTGATCTTCATAGATATGAGCCTTGAACAAAACCAGGGTATTCCTGCTTCCTTAGGCCATTTGTTTACTTTTAGCTTTCAGAATAATATGGGCAAAACGATTGTCCGGAACATGCCTGGGCCGGACATTGCTGTTCTTAGCGGCACAGCAGTCATAATCGGTCCGCCAGTTAAGGGTGCCGGCTGGGTTGCTTTTAATGCCTATGGCGGTTCGGGGCACCGGCGTTCATTCAATCCTGTTGACGGACGGTTGCAAATAGCGGAACGTTTCGCTATAGACTTTATGCAAGTGGGGCAGGACGGAAAGCTTTTCCACGGAGAACCTCAGCAAAACGCCAATTTTTACGGCTATGGCCGCCCTGTGTTAGCGGTGGCTGATGCAACCGTCTATGCGGTGAAAGACGGACTTGCGGAGCAAACCGGTACGAGTGAGCGGGAAAAAAGAGTAGTAACACTTGATAATATTGTGGGAGATTATGTTATCCTTGATCTGGGAAGCGGACGTTATGCCATATATGCGCATTTGCAGCCGGGCAAGATAACGGTACGCGCGGGTGACCGCGTCAAAGAAGGGCAGGTGCTGGGTTTACTGGGCAATTCCGGTAATAGTGATGAGCCCCACCTCCATTTTCAAATCATGGACAAGCCGTCCCCGCTTGGGGCAGAAGGACTGCCCTTTGTGATCAAAGAGTTTACCCAACAGGGTATTGCACAAAATACAGATGCAATGGATGAAGGCGCGGCCTGGAAAGGAAATGCGGAACGCCAGATCAAGACCGTATATTACCGGCAATTCCCGTTGGACAATGCGGTTATTGATCTGAAGTGA
- a CDS encoding helix-turn-helix domain-containing protein yields the protein MAAKQIPLHLKTITEYHHMLGLPKPEHPLVSLTRFEDIPYNPEQPLKAIVMNFYSIALKKTFHARLKYGQQEVDFDEGVMLFMAPAQVLAIDGPRETVDGHKGWLLLIHPDLLWGTELLKKIRRYEFFDYKTNEALHLSDIEQQLIIRIMQDIRQEYTARIDHLSQDVIVAQLELLLTYAERFYQRQFITRKAGNYQVLHKMEALVNSYFEESDLHLKGMPPVKYFADALHLSPGYLSRLLKSLTGQSTKQFITNKIIELAKEKLSTTNLTMNEIAYMLGFEHPQSFGKLFKMQTRMSPLEFRQSFG from the coding sequence ATGGCAGCAAAACAGATACCGTTACACTTAAAAACCATTACGGAGTACCATCATATGCTGGGACTTCCCAAGCCCGAACATCCGTTGGTGAGCCTGACAAGATTTGAAGATATTCCCTATAATCCTGAACAACCACTGAAGGCAATTGTCATGAATTTTTACAGCATTGCCCTCAAGAAGACCTTTCATGCCAGGCTTAAATACGGTCAGCAGGAAGTGGACTTCGATGAAGGTGTGATGCTTTTTATGGCACCGGCCCAGGTACTTGCCATCGATGGCCCCCGGGAAACGGTGGACGGTCATAAAGGATGGCTGCTGCTCATTCACCCGGACCTGTTGTGGGGCACGGAGCTTTTGAAAAAGATCCGCAGGTATGAGTTTTTTGATTATAAAACAAATGAAGCACTACACCTGTCCGATATTGAGCAGCAATTGATCATCCGGATCATGCAGGATATCCGCCAGGAATACACGGCAAGGATCGACCACCTCAGCCAGGACGTTATTGTTGCCCAGCTGGAACTACTGCTCACTTATGCAGAAAGATTCTATCAGCGCCAGTTTATCACGCGCAAGGCGGGTAATTACCAGGTGCTCCATAAGATGGAAGCATTGGTCAACAGCTACTTTGAAGAAAGTGATCTTCACCTGAAAGGGATGCCTCCGGTGAAATATTTCGCTGACGCTTTGCACTTGTCTCCAGGCTACCTCAGCAGGTTGCTGAAGTCATTAACCGGGCAAAGTACCAAACAGTTCATTACAAACAAGATAATTGAGCTGGCCAAAGAAAAGCTCTCTACCACAAACCTTACCATGAACGAGATCGCTTATATGCTGGGCTTTGAGCACCCACAGTCATTTGGTAAGCTTTTTAAAATGCAAACCAGGATGTCCCCGCTGGAATTCCGGCAGTCATTTGGCTGA
- a CDS encoding SDR family oxidoreductase, whose product MILVTGATGKLGGKVIDTLIRNQIDPGKIAALVRQEEKAVHLKEQGIDIRIGDYDDRASLDRAMDGIDRVLLVSGVDRSKIMQQHKNVIDAAKQGGVRSLSYTGNCLKDRYTLVNDIMLSHFETEDYIMASGLNYQIFRNVLYMDSMAHYMLGKDFLAKGINLPAGDGRVAYALRSEEAEAIGNVLAHEHLDSRSYNFTGTRAYSFYDVAETLSELYGVKITYTPVSMEAYTASALSSGVPEQAVKMMAPFFTDIANGQGSMVATDLENALGRKPADLKTGLKALLNL is encoded by the coding sequence ATGATACTAGTAACCGGCGCCACCGGAAAGTTGGGCGGTAAGGTCATCGATACGCTGATCCGCAACCAGATTGACCCGGGAAAGATCGCGGCACTTGTACGGCAGGAAGAAAAAGCGGTACACTTGAAAGAACAAGGCATCGATATACGCATTGGCGATTATGATGACCGGGCATCCTTAGACCGGGCTATGGATGGTATTGACCGGGTATTGCTGGTTTCCGGCGTTGATAGGTCGAAAATAATGCAGCAACATAAAAATGTGATCGATGCCGCGAAGCAGGGTGGGGTTAGATCCCTGTCTTATACCGGTAATTGCCTTAAGGACCGGTATACGTTGGTTAATGACATCATGCTGAGCCACTTTGAGACAGAAGATTATATCATGGCAAGCGGGCTGAATTACCAGATATTCAGGAACGTGCTTTATATGGATTCCATGGCGCATTATATGCTGGGCAAAGATTTCCTGGCAAAGGGAATTAACCTGCCGGCCGGTGATGGCCGGGTTGCTTATGCCCTGAGGAGCGAAGAGGCGGAGGCGATCGGGAACGTGTTAGCCCACGAGCACCTGGATAGCCGTAGCTATAATTTTACCGGGACCAGGGCCTATTCGTTCTATGACGTGGCAGAGACGCTGAGTGAGCTTTATGGGGTGAAAATTACTTATACGCCCGTTTCAATGGAGGCTTACACGGCTAGTGCACTATCTTCGGGGGTGCCTGAGCAGGCGGTTAAGATGATGGCTCCTTTTTTTACAGACATAGCCAATGGACAGGGGAGTATGGTGGCAACGGACCTGGAAAATGCCCTTGGCCGCAAGCCCGCTGATTTGAAGACCGGGTTAAAGGCGTTGTTGAATTTATAG
- a CDS encoding ankyrin repeat domain-containing protein, translating into MKMIDAEDSRVILAIALIDAGDIANLMHLLRKYPELVQRRLINHQEGYFKDPYLLWFIADNPVRKGKRPGNMIRLIEELIETVKQLAPDTCLYQIDHALKLVASSHTMQVSGVLLPAMDLLIDAGASPDCAMEALTNGNLEAAGHLISRGAHLTLALAVCLERQLDIYKLGNQATNNEKLTALAAAAYYGKADKIKVLLDMNISPNGFPEAESGFHSHGTPLHYAVSSGDLPSVQLLVEAGAKLDVPDKVYNGTPKDWATYLKAQAPGEAADGNFAAIESYLLSKPRYRRLY; encoded by the coding sequence ATGAAGATGATAGATGCAGAAGATTCACGGGTGATCCTTGCAATAGCGCTGATTGACGCAGGTGATATTGCCAACTTAATGCATTTACTCCGTAAATATCCAGAGCTTGTTCAAAGGAGGTTAATAAACCACCAGGAAGGCTATTTTAAAGATCCTTATCTGCTTTGGTTTATCGCGGATAATCCTGTCCGCAAAGGCAAGAGGCCCGGTAATATGATAAGGCTTATTGAGGAGCTCATAGAAACAGTTAAGCAGCTGGCTCCTGATACCTGCCTTTATCAAATTGATCATGCCTTAAAATTAGTAGCCTCCAGCCATACTATGCAGGTATCAGGTGTACTATTGCCAGCAATGGATTTGCTGATAGATGCCGGGGCCTCACCTGATTGCGCGATGGAAGCCTTGACAAATGGCAACTTGGAGGCAGCTGGGCACTTGATAAGCCGGGGCGCTCACCTGACGTTAGCATTGGCTGTTTGCCTGGAACGGCAATTGGATATTTATAAATTAGGAAACCAGGCAACTAATAACGAAAAATTGACTGCTCTTGCAGCTGCTGCGTATTACGGGAAAGCAGATAAGATAAAAGTATTGCTGGATATGAATATAAGCCCCAATGGCTTTCCTGAGGCCGAAAGTGGCTTCCATAGCCACGGCACTCCTTTACATTACGCTGTCAGTTCGGGAGACTTACCCTCCGTGCAGCTTTTAGTTGAAGCTGGCGCAAAGCTTGATGTGCCTGATAAGGTTTATAACGGAACGCCAAAGGACTGGGCTACCTATTTGAAAGCCCAGGCGCCCGGTGAGGCCGCAGACGGAAATTTTGCAGCCATTGAAAGCTATTTGTTATCAAAACCCCGTTACCGACGCTTATATTAA